A segment of the Nitrospinota bacterium genome:
GTTATTACGACAAAATTTATAATTACCAATATGAGAAAGACAATAGAACCGACGACATAATTCCCTCCGACCACAAAGGTTCCAAAAGATTGAATAACATTTCCTGCAGCATCTGTTCCTTCATTTCCGTGGAGTAAAATTAATCGAGTCGATGCAATATTGAGAGCCAAACGATATAAAGTAGTAATTAATAATAGTGAGGGAAATACAGAGAATTCCAGAGGATGATACGTATACATTGCTACCAATATGATCATCAATGACAGAGTAATACTGAATGACAGAAGAATATCCAAGGCAATGGTCGGAAGAGGAATGATCATAATGATAAGAATAGCAATTACGCCAAGAGCTACCGCCGCATCACTATGTTTTGTTATAAATGGTATTCCTGTCCTCTTTTCAATTCTCTCCATATTTTTCTTATCCTATATCTCTCTGTTCTCCGAATCGTTTCTTTTTAAGTTGATAAACAAAAGCCAAGACCTCAGCAACCATTTTGTACAATGATATAGGTATGATTTCTCCAATATCCACCAGTTTATATAGTATTTTTGCAAGAGGCTTGTTCTCTACAAGGGGGATCCCGTTTTTTCTGGCAATCTCCTTTATTTTCTCTGCTATAAACCCAGCCCCTTTAGCTACAACGGTTGGAGCAATCATTCTCTCTTTATTATATTCCAATGCCACGGCTAAATGAGTGGGGTTGGTTACGACAACATCAGCTTTTGAGATGCTTTCCATCATCCTTCTTCTTGCCATTTGATATTGAATGCTCCTTATCTTCTTTTTGACCTGTGGATCGCCTTCCCTTTGCCTCAATTCGTCTTTGACTTCCTCTTTTGTCATCTTTAATTCCTCTTCATATTCATGCCTTTGGAAGATATAATCCAAAATAGCTAGTGCAATAAGGGCCCATATTGTCCTTAAGAGGATCTTTAATGATATGATTCCAATATAAGATAGTATCTCTGAGGTATTTCTATCCGTTAAAAGAAAAACATTTGAAATTTCCTGCTTGATAGTAATAAAAGCAATAAAAGCAACAATAATGAGCTTTATTACTGACTTGGGTAGTTCAATAAGAGACCTCTTTGAGAACATTTTAGTGATGCCTTTAACAGGGTTTAGTTTATTTAGTTTTAAACTAAGGGGTTCGAGGCTAAAGAGGAATCCTATCTGAATAATACAGGAAGCAACACCGGCTACTAGTATTGCTAAAAGGAGGGGTGCAAGAATCTTAGAAAACGTAGATATCCCATCAATTAACAGAGTCTGAGCAGTGGAGGGATTGAAATCAAAGGATCCGCTCTCGTAAAAATATTTATGCATGATCACTAAGGTGCAATTAAGCATATAAGAACCTGCAAAATAAAAAATCAAAAGACTGGTCAGCAATACAGCGGCTGTTGATACCTCTTTGCTGATAGCTACTTGACCTTTACGCCTTGCATCTTCTTTTCTTTTAGGTGTTGCTTTTTCGGTTTTGCTAGGATCTTTAGCCATCGTTTATTCCCTAATTACATAAATCTTAAAATCTGCATAATACTTTTCTCAAGACCAAGAAATTCTTTGCTTAATAAAAATGAAAAAAATGGAAAAGACAGACCGAGAAATAAAAGCCCGATAGAAATCTGCAAAGGAAATGCTACAATCATTATATGAACTTGTGGAACAGTTCTCGCTATGATACCAAAAGCGACGTTTGTGAATAAGAGGGTAGCAATGACTGGGGCTCCTATCTTAATTGCCAGAATAAACATGTTTTCACTCAGGTTAAGA
Coding sequences within it:
- the flhB gene encoding flagellar biosynthesis protein FlhB; translated protein: MAKDPSKTEKATPKRKEDARRKGQVAISKEVSTAAVLLTSLLIFYFAGSYMLNCTLVIMHKYFYESGSFDFNPSTAQTLLIDGISTFSKILAPLLLAILVAGVASCIIQIGFLFSLEPLSLKLNKLNPVKGITKMFSKRSLIELPKSVIKLIIVAFIAFITIKQEISNVFLLTDRNTSEILSYIGIISLKILLRTIWALIALAILDYIFQRHEYEEELKMTKEEVKDELRQREGDPQVKKKIRSIQYQMARRRMMESISKADVVVTNPTHLAVALEYNKERMIAPTVVAKGAGFIAEKIKEIARKNGIPLVENKPLAKILYKLVDIGEIIPISLYKMVAEVLAFVYQLKKKRFGEQRDIG